A part of Prolixibacteraceae bacterium genomic DNA contains:
- a CDS encoding lytic transglycosylase domain-containing protein: MSAKQITKVVLLTIITTLLTTFILLTAFIKRPQADNYTITPTEQTVHAIPSVKAVPIPEIVTFANDTLPMDRDYVKESMDRELLVNSYWQSQTLILIKKSKRYFSIIEPILEKYEIPNDFKYLAVAESSLSEVAVSPSGAKGLWQMMGSAAKDYGLTVNSYVDERYHIEKSTIAACKYLKHAHEKFKDWALVAASYNAGRRGVLKQMEIQGATTYFDMLLNPETARYLYRIVAFKIIFENPEQYNFILQESDYYPLYDTYAITVKHSIKNFSTFAKDHGISYKELKYYNPWLRKPYLKNSRQKSYQILLPNKAEDAVNH, translated from the coding sequence ATGAGCGCAAAACAGATAACCAAGGTAGTGTTATTAACTATAATCACTACTTTACTTACTACATTTATACTTCTAACTGCTTTTATAAAAAGACCACAAGCAGATAATTATACCATAACTCCAACAGAGCAAACGGTGCATGCCATACCATCAGTTAAAGCGGTGCCTATACCTGAAATCGTGACTTTTGCGAACGACACCCTACCAATGGATCGTGACTATGTTAAGGAAAGTATGGATAGAGAACTTCTTGTGAATAGCTATTGGCAATCACAGACATTGATCCTCATCAAGAAGTCGAAACGCTATTTCTCTATTATCGAACCCATATTAGAAAAGTATGAGATTCCGAATGACTTTAAGTATCTGGCTGTAGCCGAGAGTAGCTTAAGCGAAGTTGCGGTGTCTCCTTCAGGAGCAAAAGGGTTGTGGCAGATGATGGGTAGTGCAGCCAAAGATTACGGACTCACGGTCAATAGTTATGTGGATGAGAGATATCACATAGAGAAGTCGACCATCGCAGCATGTAAATATTTGAAGCATGCACATGAAAAGTTTAAAGATTGGGCATTGGTAGCAGCAAGTTATAATGCAGGAAGGCGAGGCGTACTTAAACAGATGGAGATACAAGGAGCGACAACATATTTTGATATGCTGTTAAATCCTGAAACGGCAAGATACCTGTATCGTATTGTGGCATTTAAGATTATATTTGAGAACCCAGAGCAGTATAATTTCATATTACAAGAATCGGACTATTATCCTCTTTATGACACTTATGCCATAACGGTAAAGCATAGCATAAAGAATTTTAGTACCTTTGCGAAAGATCATGGCATTAGTTATAAGGAACTTAAATACTATAACCCTTGGTTAAGGAAGCCATATCTTAAGAACTCGAGGCAGAAGTCTTATCAGATTCTTCTACCTAACAAAGCAGAGGATGCTGTAAACCATTAA
- the ftsZ gene encoding cell division protein FtsZ, whose protein sequence is MEFDYQEQKKEAIIKVIGVGGGGSNAVKHMYSEGIKDVEFVICNTDQQALDDSNIPRKIHLGQSLTEGRGAGNKPDVGEEAARESIEEIQKILGDNTNMIFITAGMGGGTGTGAAPVIAEIAKDLGILTVGIVTIPFRNEGKRRINQAVDGIRKLEGKVDSLLVINNERIIDLYGDFPLSEAFAKADGVLATAAKGIAEIITFHGYINVDFADVDTVMRNSGVSIMGSGTSEGENRAIHAIEMALNSPLLNNNNINGAQNILLNITSSSDNEALMSEIDDITNYVQQMAGNNADLIWGNGNDDSLGEKLSVTVIATGFGQASIPELREKKPAPQSVKVSLNQQQPQYKEPNIFNQPPPQQQMPSNVPDQAPVRESYQRPMDQGYDLNNSIYQKERNEDAINQLYSNDAPAQPSNYQNYTQHNNPPYGQPNVQEPDNGMRRNFDQANDEEVDQMTRVPAYKRKEMLKQQQNNQAFYNQRPTQEYSQYHVDPNSNEPKINNNNSFLHDNVD, encoded by the coding sequence ATGGAGTTTGACTATCAAGAACAGAAAAAAGAGGCGATAATAAAAGTGATTGGTGTTGGTGGCGGAGGTAGTAACGCTGTTAAACACATGTACAGTGAAGGTATCAAAGATGTGGAGTTCGTAATATGTAATACGGACCAGCAAGCCCTTGACGACAGTAATATTCCTCGCAAGATACATTTGGGGCAATCTCTGACAGAAGGTAGAGGAGCAGGAAACAAGCCTGATGTTGGAGAAGAAGCTGCAAGAGAAAGTATCGAAGAGATCCAAAAAATATTGGGAGATAATACCAATATGATTTTTATTACAGCAGGAATGGGTGGTGGTACAGGAACAGGTGCAGCACCTGTGATTGCAGAAATCGCAAAAGATCTTGGTATTCTTACGGTTGGTATTGTGACTATTCCATTTAGAAATGAAGGGAAACGTCGTATCAATCAGGCAGTCGATGGTATTCGTAAGTTAGAAGGTAAGGTTGATTCCCTATTGGTTATCAATAATGAACGTATTATTGATCTTTATGGAGATTTCCCTTTGTCGGAGGCCTTTGCTAAGGCTGATGGTGTCCTTGCCACAGCAGCCAAGGGAATTGCAGAGATCATCACTTTCCATGGTTATATCAATGTGGATTTCGCGGATGTGGATACGGTGATGCGTAATTCTGGTGTCTCTATTATGGGGTCCGGAACATCTGAAGGAGAGAATCGTGCCATCCATGCAATTGAAATGGCCCTGAATTCACCACTATTGAATAACAACAATATCAATGGAGCACAAAATATTCTTCTGAATATCACATCAAGTAGTGATAATGAGGCATTGATGAGTGAGATTGATGATATTACGAACTATGTACAGCAGATGGCTGGAAATAATGCTGATTTGATTTGGGGTAATGGTAATGACGATAGTTTGGGAGAGAAACTTTCGGTTACAGTTATTGCCACTGGATTTGGTCAAGCCTCTATTCCGGAGCTGCGAGAGAAAAAACCTGCTCCACAGTCGGTGAAGGTTTCATTGAATCAACAGCAACCTCAGTACAAGGAGCCTAATATCTTTAACCAACCACCTCCTCAACAGCAGATGCCATCAAATGTACCTGATCAGGCTCCTGTTAGAGAGAGTTATCAACGTCCAATGGACCAAGGTTATGATTTAAATAATTCGATCTATCAGAAAGAGCGTAATGAGGATGCAATCAATCAATTGTATAGCAACGATGCTCCTGCTCAACCTTCTAATTATCAAAATTACACCCAGCACAACAATCCACCATATGGACAACCAAATGTGCAAGAGCCAGATAATGGTATGCGTCGTAATTTCGATCAAGCGAACGATGAAGAGGTAGATCAGATGACTCGTGTTCCAGCATACAAGAGAAAAGAGATGCTGAAGCAACAACAGAACAATCAAGCATTCTATAATCAAAGGCCAACACAAGAGTATTCACAGTATCATGTGGATCCCAATAGTAATGAACCAAAGATTAATAACAATAACTCATTTCTACATGACAATGTAGATTAA
- a CDS encoding PAS domain-containing protein encodes MTEIANNIVKDHFHEDGKSKNQTGILEILFDSYELPAMILDDELRLLKINPLAKEMFNLDINIGEILQEPFHIIYDVLPKALCEPETYYEYLCVEGLFFRIGVKALKNDSDVYYFITYLPLKNKVQNHIPTELEKKISEEINGVKFKFYCVGQRIELDYKETESILEDVLNCSFQASLLMSYLDKAFHRLYNSFMSNPLVELLPVLLKWSLDDNMTFYTRQEITSYTMDKSGCYILEGRVYDVTSKIKERSSFRILEGKLFDFMEHYNSGLLWVANSDVSGELVGEVRVSSANNRALSLLNVDKKDIIGMPLSSIFPQVDHISHFCLDSNTVSSLITHVYDNDQSKKLYNVYIYPFSEFSMWGISFYEVCEVDEMEMPSTTTVDLNISDDIPDFVVKISNDYTIEFINDSMVKALGATKGELIGQSYQEAILEPLGLKNSILTEAVGSKAIRRKELALTHLGVKYDIDFFAIPNILNNGEVDSALLIGRNISHLMNNIRMLQAENKHLKEVGQLKSQFFANMNHEVRTPLNSVLGFMELIDDEFYSLEQRHSFQQRMKENGDYLLNIIDDILDISAIEVNAINPNYGVVNLSSLLRTVFKSFEYRGLINMDIDFVLDVEDEFIKVYSDDRILRRVLTNILNNAWKFTKEGTIKVSMTTNLKGVSVSVCDTGCGIPEDELPFIFDRFRKFSNNYCKSFGGSGLGLSISQHFMHLIRGDINVTTEVGKGSCFKIFIPNTIVGKG; translated from the coding sequence ATGACAGAAATCGCAAATAATATAGTTAAGGATCATTTCCATGAAGATGGTAAATCTAAGAATCAAACAGGAATATTAGAGATCCTATTTGATTCTTACGAATTGCCTGCAATGATTCTTGACGATGAGTTACGCCTTCTAAAGATAAATCCTCTTGCAAAAGAGATGTTTAACTTAGACATTAATATTGGAGAGATTTTACAAGAACCTTTTCATATTATTTATGATGTGTTACCAAAAGCCCTGTGTGAGCCAGAAACATATTATGAATATCTATGTGTCGAAGGTCTGTTTTTTCGGATCGGTGTCAAAGCCTTGAAAAATGATTCAGATGTATACTATTTTATCACATACCTACCGTTAAAAAATAAAGTTCAAAATCATATCCCAACAGAACTTGAAAAGAAGATTTCAGAAGAGATAAATGGAGTTAAATTTAAGTTCTATTGTGTAGGACAGCGAATTGAACTTGATTATAAGGAGACTGAAAGTATTTTGGAAGATGTTCTTAACTGCTCTTTTCAAGCTTCCCTTCTCATGTCATATTTGGATAAAGCTTTCCATCGATTGTATAACTCTTTTATGTCCAATCCATTGGTGGAGTTATTGCCTGTGTTGTTGAAATGGAGTTTAGATGATAATATGACCTTCTATACTCGTCAAGAGATAACATCATATACCATGGATAAAAGTGGTTGCTATATCCTTGAAGGAAGAGTCTATGATGTTACATCTAAAATTAAAGAGAGATCCTCTTTTAGAATACTTGAAGGGAAACTATTTGATTTTATGGAACATTACAATAGTGGTCTACTTTGGGTCGCGAATAGTGATGTTAGTGGAGAGTTGGTTGGTGAAGTAAGGGTGTCTAGTGCGAATAATAGAGCCTTGTCACTGCTTAATGTTGATAAGAAAGATATAATAGGAATGCCTTTAAGTAGTATATTCCCACAGGTCGATCATATCTCTCATTTTTGTCTAGATAGCAATACTGTTAGTTCTTTGATTACACACGTTTATGATAATGATCAAAGTAAAAAACTATACAATGTATATATATATCCGTTTTCGGAATTCTCTATGTGGGGAATATCATTTTATGAGGTGTGTGAAGTTGATGAAATGGAAATGCCATCTACAACGACCGTAGACCTTAACATATCAGATGATATCCCTGATTTTGTTGTAAAGATATCGAATGATTATACCATTGAATTTATTAATGATTCTATGGTAAAAGCATTAGGTGCAACAAAAGGAGAATTAATAGGACAGTCCTATCAGGAAGCAATTTTAGAGCCACTAGGTCTAAAGAATTCAATCCTTACAGAAGCTGTTGGTTCGAAGGCGATTAGGCGCAAAGAGCTTGCATTGACTCATTTAGGTGTAAAATATGATATTGACTTCTTTGCGATTCCTAATATCTTAAATAATGGCGAGGTCGACTCTGCACTTCTAATTGGTCGTAATATATCGCACCTTATGAACAATATTCGAATGCTTCAGGCAGAGAATAAGCATTTGAAGGAGGTTGGACAACTTAAAAGTCAATTCTTCGCTAATATGAATCATGAAGTACGTACACCACTTAATAGTGTATTGGGTTTTATGGAGCTTATTGATGATGAATTTTATAGTTTAGAACAGCGGCATAGTTTTCAACAGAGAATGAAAGAAAATGGTGACTACCTGCTAAATATCATCGATGATATTCTAGATATATCTGCAATTGAAGTCAATGCCATTAATCCTAATTATGGTGTCGTTAATCTATCTTCCTTACTTCGAACTGTATTTAAATCATTCGAATATAGAGGGTTGATAAATATGGACATTGACTTTGTACTCGATGTCGAGGATGAGTTTATTAAAGTATATTCAGATGACCGTATATTGAGACGTGTTCTAACCAACATACTGAATAATGCTTGGAAATTCACCAAAGAGGGAACGATAAAAGTATCCATGACAACCAATTTGAAAGGAGTGTCTGTTTCCGTTTGTGATACGGGATGTGGTATTCCTGAAGATGAGTTACCTTTTATCTTTGATCGGTTTCGAAAATTTAGCAATAACTATTGTAAGTCATTCGGAGGGAGTGGACTAGGTCTGTCGATATCTCAACATTTTATGCATTTAATTCGTGGAGATATTAATGTTACAACAGAAGTAGGCAAGGGATCTTGTTTTAAGATATTCATTCCCAATACGATTGTTGGAAAGGGATAG
- a CDS encoding GatB/YqeY domain-containing protein: protein MTTISDAITVQMKEAMKSKDKVRLEALRGIKKVIIEAKTAKAANDELSDADIQKIIAKLAKQNRDSAKIFREQNRADLAEVEEAQAEVMETFLPEPLTEEKIEENVKAIIEKVGASSMADMGKVMGMASKEMAGQADGKVISGFVKKLLS, encoded by the coding sequence ATGACTACAATTTCGGATGCGATAACAGTACAGATGAAAGAGGCGATGAAATCGAAAGATAAAGTTCGTTTAGAAGCCTTAAGAGGAATTAAAAAAGTTATTATCGAAGCGAAGACTGCTAAAGCTGCCAATGATGAGCTTAGCGATGCTGACATCCAAAAGATTATTGCGAAGCTTGCAAAACAGAATAGAGATTCAGCTAAAATCTTCAGAGAGCAAAATCGTGCAGATCTTGCTGAAGTTGAAGAGGCGCAAGCTGAAGTGATGGAGACATTCCTTCCAGAACCTCTAACGGAAGAGAAGATTGAAGAGAATGTAAAAGCAATTATCGAAAAAGTTGGTGCTTCTTCGATGGCTGACATGGGTAAAGTGATGGGAATGGCAAGCAAAGAGATGGCTGGTCAAGCAGATGGAAAAGTGATTTCAGGCTTTGTTAAGAAACTATTATCTTAA
- a CDS encoding MBL fold metallo-hydrolase gives MKIHKIDCGTFKCDAGALFGVIPKPLWSRVYSSDEYNRCQLNMRNLLIEEGNRKILIDVGSGMNYSEKYIRNNSLDAGSKLYESLNQVGVDPSDITDIIFTHLHWDHSCGAFDVGNGEFGELFPNANYFVSRAQWDNAHADNPRENAAYHIKDLDLMEKSGRLFLLDKDDQPFQDYITLFYMDGHTLGQIIPVLHHSNGESIVFTADFIPTLAHVSNVWVAAYDLFPLIAMKEKESFLRKVVDNKWVLFFQHDAYCETANVILNNSTFKGSPVDTFTLS, from the coding sequence ATGAAGATTCATAAAATCGATTGCGGGACTTTTAAGTGTGATGCCGGAGCTCTGTTTGGTGTGATTCCAAAACCTTTGTGGAGTAGAGTATATTCTTCCGACGAGTATAATCGGTGTCAATTGAATATGCGCAACTTACTAATCGAGGAAGGCAATCGTAAGATATTGATTGATGTTGGGAGTGGTATGAATTACTCTGAGAAATATATTCGAAATAATTCTCTCGATGCTGGATCAAAGCTTTATGAATCATTAAATCAAGTGGGGGTCGATCCTTCTGATATTACAGATATTATTTTTACTCATTTACATTGGGACCACTCATGTGGTGCTTTTGATGTAGGTAATGGTGAATTTGGAGAGCTATTTCCTAATGCAAATTACTTTGTTTCTAGAGCCCAGTGGGATAATGCACATGCCGATAATCCTAGAGAAAATGCAGCATATCATATCAAAGATTTAGATTTGATGGAGAAGTCTGGTCGTCTGTTTCTGTTAGACAAGGATGACCAACCTTTTCAAGATTATATTACACTATTTTATATGGATGGTCATACTTTAGGACAAATAATCCCTGTACTCCACCATTCAAACGGTGAATCGATTGTTTTCACAGCCGATTTTATTCCGACATTAGCTCATGTTTCTAATGTATGGGTTGCTGCTTATGACTTATTCCCTTTGATCGCAATGAAGGAGAAAGAATCTTTTCTGCGAAAAGTTGTTGATAACAAATGGGTCTTATTTTTTCAGCATGATGCATATTGCGAAACAGCAAATGTTATATTGAACAATAGTACCTTTAAAGGAAGTCCTGTAGATACCTTTACATTATCATAA
- the uvrA gene encoding excinuclease ABC subunit UvrA, with amino-acid sequence MNRSTHSEEEGFITVTGAREHNLKNIDVKIPRNQLTVITGLSGSGKSSLAFDTIYAEGQRRYIETFSSYARSFLGNLERPDVDEISGLSPVISIEQKTTNKNPRSTVGTVTEIYDFLRLLFARASTAYSYNTDEEMIKFTPQQILDLVIESYDGQPCLILSPIVKNRKGHYRELFEQILRKGFLHARVDGEVISIEHGMRLDRYKNHTIEIVIDRLVVSEKDVDRLKASITTAMKHGEGIMMISNRDGSEYRYFSRNLMCPTTGIAYAEPAPHNFSFNSPQGACSHCNGMGEVTKIDIDLIIPDKELSIQKGGILPLGVPTKSIMFRQIEGLLAKYQCDLRTPLKDVPEECIHKVLNGTSEKIPMSQDGESSFYNLGSFDGIVKYITMQSDDSKSKKAQKWANQFQRRITCPVCNGQRLKKESLHFKFGGKNIAELSQMNISTLYTFLSEVDDKLSKNQQTIAKEILKELLTRIHFLLDVGLDYLSLNRSSRTLSGGESQRIRLATQIGSQLVNVLYILDEPSIGLHQRDNQKLIQSLNHLRDIGNTIIVVEHDKDMMLDADYVIDMGPKAGRHGGEIIASGTPAQLMESSSMTAQYLTGEINIEVPATRRPGNGDELILKGATGNNLKNVTASFPLGKLICVTGVSGSGKSSLINGTLQPILSQYFYKSVKDPLPYESIEGLEHIDKVVQIDQSPLGRTPRSNPATYTGLFSDIRSLFSQLPESKVRGYKPGRFSFNVKGGRCEKCKGAGMRVIEMNFLPDVLVHCDECNGQRYNRETREIRYKGKSISDVLNMTINQAIPYFEAVPPMKKKLQTLQDVGLGYITLGQSSTTLSGGESQRVKLASELSKKDTGKTLYILDEPTTGLHFEDIRILLQVIDRLVDKGNTVIIIEHNLDVIKMADHIIDIGKEGGVGGGEILCEGTPEEICSNEVSYTAKFLKEEL; translated from the coding sequence ATGAATAGATCAACCCACTCAGAAGAGGAAGGTTTTATCACCGTGACTGGGGCCAGAGAACATAACCTAAAGAATATTGACGTTAAGATTCCTAGGAATCAGTTGACTGTCATAACTGGGCTTAGTGGTAGCGGGAAATCTTCTTTAGCTTTTGACACTATATATGCGGAAGGACAGCGTAGGTATATTGAAACCTTTTCATCCTATGCACGCTCTTTTTTGGGCAACCTAGAGCGACCTGATGTGGATGAAATATCGGGTCTTTCACCGGTTATCTCTATTGAACAAAAAACGACAAATAAGAATCCGAGATCCACTGTTGGTACAGTAACCGAGATTTATGACTTCTTGCGCCTTCTTTTTGCAAGGGCGTCTACCGCTTATTCATATAATACTGATGAGGAGATGATTAAGTTCACTCCACAACAGATCTTAGATTTGGTGATTGAATCTTATGATGGACAACCATGTTTGATACTATCTCCTATTGTAAAAAACAGAAAAGGGCATTATCGCGAGCTCTTTGAACAGATCTTAAGAAAAGGATTTCTTCATGCAAGAGTCGATGGAGAGGTTATCTCTATTGAGCATGGGATGAGGCTAGATCGATATAAGAATCATACGATTGAAATTGTTATTGATCGACTCGTGGTAAGCGAGAAAGATGTGGATCGTCTTAAAGCTTCTATCACGACAGCAATGAAGCATGGAGAGGGAATTATGATGATATCTAATCGAGATGGTTCGGAGTATCGTTATTTTTCGCGCAACTTGATGTGCCCTACTACTGGAATCGCTTATGCGGAGCCAGCACCCCATAATTTCTCATTCAATTCACCACAAGGAGCCTGTTCTCATTGTAATGGGATGGGTGAGGTGACTAAGATTGATATTGATCTTATTATTCCTGACAAGGAGCTCAGTATTCAAAAAGGGGGCATTCTCCCTCTAGGTGTTCCAACAAAGAGCATCATGTTTAGACAGATTGAGGGGCTATTAGCCAAGTATCAATGTGATCTTAGGACGCCACTGAAGGATGTTCCTGAAGAGTGTATTCATAAGGTCCTCAATGGTACGAGTGAAAAGATCCCGATGAGTCAAGATGGAGAATCTAGCTTCTATAATCTAGGTAGCTTTGATGGTATTGTCAAATATATCACGATGCAGAGCGATGATAGTAAATCGAAGAAGGCACAAAAGTGGGCCAATCAGTTTCAACGTCGTATTACTTGTCCTGTTTGTAACGGTCAGAGACTTAAAAAGGAGTCGTTGCACTTTAAGTTTGGAGGAAAGAATATCGCGGAGTTATCTCAAATGAATATCTCCACTTTATATACTTTTCTTAGTGAAGTCGATGATAAGTTGAGTAAGAATCAACAGACTATCGCCAAAGAGATTCTAAAAGAGCTTTTAACGCGTATTCATTTCTTACTTGATGTGGGGCTAGATTATTTATCTCTTAATAGATCCTCTAGAACGCTTTCAGGTGGAGAGTCTCAACGAATACGTTTGGCAACACAGATAGGTTCACAATTGGTCAATGTGTTATATATTCTTGATGAGCCAAGTATTGGCCTTCATCAACGAGATAACCAGAAGCTGATACAATCTCTAAATCATCTTCGTGATATTGGGAATACAATTATCGTTGTAGAGCATGACAAAGACATGATGTTGGATGCCGACTACGTTATTGACATGGGTCCTAAGGCAGGTCGACATGGTGGTGAGATTATTGCTTCAGGTACTCCTGCTCAGCTTATGGAGTCCTCTAGTATGACAGCACAATACTTAACAGGAGAGATTAATATAGAGGTTCCTGCAACACGCCGTCCTGGAAATGGTGATGAGTTAATATTAAAAGGAGCTACTGGTAACAACCTTAAGAATGTAACCGCGTCATTTCCTTTGGGAAAACTAATATGTGTTACAGGTGTCTCTGGAAGTGGAAAGTCCTCTTTGATTAATGGAACACTACAGCCTATACTGAGTCAATATTTCTACAAGTCAGTTAAAGATCCTCTACCATACGAGTCTATTGAAGGCTTGGAGCATATCGATAAAGTTGTTCAAATTGATCAATCTCCACTTGGAAGAACACCAAGGTCTAATCCTGCAACCTATACAGGGTTATTCTCTGATATTAGATCTTTATTTTCACAACTTCCAGAATCGAAGGTACGAGGATATAAGCCTGGTAGGTTCTCTTTTAACGTTAAAGGCGGAAGATGCGAGAAATGTAAAGGTGCTGGAATGCGTGTTATAGAGATGAATTTTCTTCCTGATGTTCTCGTGCATTGTGATGAGTGTAATGGTCAAAGATATAATAGGGAAACAAGAGAAATACGTTATAAAGGCAAATCTATTTCGGATGTGCTAAATATGACTATCAATCAAGCTATTCCTTATTTTGAGGCGGTGCCTCCTATGAAAAAGAAGTTACAAACATTGCAAGATGTTGGTTTGGGTTACATCACTCTAGGGCAATCGTCTACGACACTCTCAGGAGGTGAATCCCAACGAGTGAAGCTTGCTTCGGAATTAAGTAAAAAAGATACAGGAAAGACATTATATATCCTTGATGAGCCAACAACAGGGCTTCATTTTGAAGATATTCGGATTTTGTTACAAGTTATCGATAGACTTGTAGACAAAGGTAATACGGTAATTATTATTGAACACAATCTAGATGTGATCAAGATGGCAGACCATATTATAGATATTGGAAAAGAAGGAGGAGTTGGTGGTGGTGAAATTCTATGTGAAGGGACTCCTGAGGAGATCTGTTCAAATGAAGTATCTTATACAGCCAAATTTCTTAAAGAGGAGTTATAA
- the ftsZ gene encoding cell division protein FtsZ — translation MQERLMNFGFKENEDSIIKVVGVGGAGCNAVDHMYQEGVTGVNFIVCNTDIQALQNSPINLKIPLGITLTEGRGAGNNPSQGKQAAIENIEDIRLVFENSTKMIFLAAGMGGGTGTGATPVIAQLAQEMGILTVAVVTIPSPQEGQKRYEQALRGVEELRPFVDSLLVVSNAKLLRLYGNLPASRAFHKADEIIGNAVKGCAEIITLPGTVNIDFADVESTMQNSGVFLMGSGTGDGEDRANMAVYNALKSPLLDSNDIDGAKSILLNIISSKHHEARLNEIGQILDTVQDEAGDSAEIIWGTGVDDSLGDRLFVTVLATGFHKDPNQTVHNRHDMPPTYNYVESSEKEENQVPLFESPFEEKEFVSKMEEEQDVMTHQGDEVETEKIQEEFVSKENIEEETPDQKRKENSVSKWFKRKFGISNFFEEE, via the coding sequence ATGCAGGAGCGTTTGATGAACTTTGGTTTTAAAGAAAATGAAGATTCCATCATTAAGGTCGTAGGTGTCGGTGGAGCAGGATGCAATGCTGTAGACCATATGTATCAAGAGGGAGTTACCGGTGTAAACTTTATTGTTTGTAACACGGATATTCAAGCGCTTCAGAATAGTCCTATTAACCTAAAGATTCCATTAGGGATTACGCTTACTGAAGGTCGTGGTGCGGGAAATAATCCCTCTCAAGGGAAACAGGCTGCCATTGAGAATATCGAAGATATAAGGTTGGTCTTTGAGAACTCGACCAAGATGATATTTCTTGCAGCAGGTATGGGAGGAGGAACAGGAACAGGTGCCACCCCCGTTATTGCTCAACTTGCACAAGAGATGGGAATACTTACAGTAGCTGTAGTGACTATTCCTTCGCCCCAAGAGGGACAAAAGCGATATGAACAAGCCCTCAGAGGAGTGGAAGAGTTACGTCCATTTGTTGATAGCCTTTTGGTGGTTAGTAATGCGAAGTTACTTCGATTGTATGGAAACCTACCTGCAAGTAGAGCCTTTCATAAAGCGGATGAGATTATTGGTAATGCGGTCAAAGGGTGTGCTGAGATTATCACACTTCCAGGCACGGTAAATATTGACTTTGCGGATGTGGAGTCGACCATGCAGAACTCAGGTGTTTTCTTGATGGGTAGTGGTACAGGAGATGGGGAAGATCGAGCAAATATGGCAGTCTATAATGCTTTAAAATCTCCCTTGCTTGACAGTAATGATATTGATGGAGCCAAGAGTATTTTGCTAAATATTATCAGTAGCAAACATCATGAAGCTCGTCTTAATGAGATAGGACAGATTCTTGACACGGTACAAGACGAAGCGGGTGATTCAGCCGAGATTATTTGGGGTACGGGAGTGGATGATAGCCTTGGTGATCGTCTATTTGTCACCGTATTAGCCACCGGTTTCCACAAAGATCCCAATCAAACAGTCCACAATAGGCATGATATGCCTCCTACATATAATTACGTAGAGAGTTCTGAAAAAGAGGAAAATCAAGTACCTTTGTTTGAAAGTCCTTTTGAGGAAAAAGAGTTTGTTTCTAAGATGGAAGAGGAACAGGACGTCATGACTCATCAAGGAGATGAAGTTGAAACCGAAAAGATACAAGAGGAGTTTGTGTCGAAAGAGAATATAGAGGAGGAGACTCCTGATCAAAAGAGAAAAGAGAACAGTGTCTCTAAATGGTTCAAACGTAAGTTTGGGATTAGTAACTTTTTTGAAGAAGAATAA